A window of Vigna unguiculata cultivar IT97K-499-35 chromosome 4, ASM411807v1, whole genome shotgun sequence contains these coding sequences:
- the LOC114181894 gene encoding SWI/SNF complex component SNF12 homolog yields the protein MSVNNNNPSKGIGASSSSFGNAGIPSNSIPANHGFSQSQGQGQIPVGFQGQFPLSQAHAIVQAQSKAQAQAQAHAQAAAAAHAQIQAHLQAQGLSLNQNQGGGLGSLGLSSAISTPGNASGKRIPLKPPIRPVGFSPPNSFSPLRPMELTPASRRKKQKLPEKQLQDKVAAILPESALYTQLLEFESRVDAALARKKADIQEALKNPPCIQKTLRIYVFNTFANQIRTIPKKPTAEPPTWTLKIVGRILEDGVDPDQPGVVQKSTPLYPKFSAFFKRVTISLDQRLYPDNHIIMWENARSPAPHEGFEVKRKGDKEFAVNIRLEMNYVPEKFKLSPALTEVLGIEVDTRPRIVAAIWHYVKARKLQNPNDPSFFHCDQPLQKVFGEEKMKFTMVSQKISSHLFPPQPILLEHKIKLSGNSPVGTACYDVLVDVPFPIQRELSALLANVEKNKEIETCDEAICGIIRKIHEHRRRRSFFLGFSQSPVEFINALIESQSRDLKIVSGEPSRNAEKERRSDFFNQPWVEDAVIRYLNRKPAVGSDAPGST from the exons ATGTCTGTGAACAATAATAACCCTTCTAAGGGCATTGGGGCCTCTTCCTCATCGTTTGGCAATGCTGGAATACCCTCCAATTCTATACCTGCAAACCATGGTTTTTCACAGTCCCAAGGACAAGGCCAGATTCCCGTTGGTTTTCAAGGGCAGTTTCCACTTTCCCAGGCTCATGCTATTGTCCAAGCTCAGTCCAAGGCCCAGGCTCAGGCTCAGGCCCATGCCCAAGCAGCAGCTGCAGCCCATGCTCAAATCCAGGCTCATTTGCAAGCACAGGGGTTGAGTCTTAATCAGAACCAAGGTGGTGGTTTGGGGAGTTTGGGGCTGTCGTCGGCTATTTCCACACCGGGTAATGCAAGTGGGAAACGGATCCCTCTAAAACCCCCAATTCGGCCAGTGGGATTTTCCCCTCCTAACAGCTTCTCCCCTTTGAGACCGATGGAGCTCACGCCTGCTTCGCGGAGGAAGAAGCAGAAGCTTCCCGAGAAACAGCTGCAAGATAAAGTGGCCGCTATACTACCTGAGTCTGCACTGTACACACAGCTTCTAGAGTTTGAGTCTCGTGTTGATGCAGCACTTGCTAGAAAGAAGGCTGACATCCAGGAAGCGCTCAAAAACCCACCCTGTATTCAGAAAACTCTTCGCATCTATGTATTTAACACTTTTGCTAATCAAATTCGCACAATTCCAAAGAAGCCAACTGCAGAGCCTCCAACCTGGACGCTGAAGATAGTTGGAAGGATATTGGAAGATGGTGTAGACCCTGATCAGCCAGGAGTGGTTCAGAAGTCCACTCCTTTGTATCCGAAGTTTTCAGCTTTCTTCAAAAGAGTAACCATTTCTTTAGATCAGAGACTATATCCAGATAATCACATTATTATGTGGGAGAATGCTCGATCACCTGCTCCACATGAAGGTTTTGAAGTAAAGCGGAAAGGGGATAAAGAGTTTGCAGTGAATATACGTCTGGAAATGAATTACGTGCCAGAGAAGTTTAAGCTTTCACCTGCTTTGACAGAGGTTCTTGGTATTGAGGTTGATACCCGCCCAAGGATTGTTGCTGCGATCTGGCACTATGTAAAGGCCAGGAAGTTGCAAAATCCTAATGACCCTTCTTTCTTTCACTGTGATCAGCCTCTTCAGAAAGTATTTGGAGAAGAAAAGATGAAGTTTACAATGGTTTCGCAGAAAATATCTTCACATTTGTTCCCTCCACAGCCTATACTTTTGGAACACAAGATCAAGCTATCGGGAAACAGTCCAGTTGGAACTGCTTGTTATGATGTGTTGGTTGATGTTCCTTTCCCAATTCAGAGGGAGTTGTCTGCTTTATTGGCTAATGTGGAAAAGAATAAAGAGATTGAGACATGTGATGAAGCAATATGTGGAATCATTAGAAAAATTCATGAGCACAGAAGGAGACGGTCATTCTTTCTTGGTTTCAGTCAATCGCCAGTAGAATTTATTAATGCATTGATTGAATCTCAAAGCAGGGATCTGAAAATTGTTTCCGGAGAACCCAGTCGCAATGCAGAAAAAGAGCGTCGATCAGATTTCTTCAACCAACCATG GGTTGAAGATGCTGTTATTCGATATCTGAATCGCAAACCAGCTGTGGGAAGTGATGCTCCAGGAAGCACATGA